From the Thunnus albacares chromosome 24, fThuAlb1.1, whole genome shotgun sequence genome, one window contains:
- the atp5pf gene encoding ATP synthase-coupling factor 6, mitochondrial gives MALHRLFHLSSLLRSAVSLTLRRNIGISAVVFNRAKELDPVQKLFLDKIRDYKTKSKASGGIVDAGPAYQKNLSEEVSKLERLYGGGDLAKFPDFKFTDPKLDEVPK, from the exons ATGGCACTTCACCGGTTGTTCCACCTGTCCTCCCTGCTGCGCTCCGCCGTGAGCCTGACCCTGCGCAGGAACATCGGCATCTCCGCTGTCGTCTTCAACCGGGCCAAGGAGCTCGACCCCGTCCAGAAACTGTTCCTGGACAAGATCCGTGACTACAAAACCAAGAGCAA GGCATCTGGCGGTATTGTGGATGCAGGACCTGCTTACCAGAAGAACCTGTCTGAAGAGGTCTCCAAACTAGAGAGGCTATACGGAGGAGGAGACCTCGCCAAGTTCCCTGACTTCAAATTCACAG atcCCAAGCTGGATGAAGTGCCCAAGTAA